In Theileria parva strain Muguga chromosome 4 map unlocalized ctg_529, whole genome shotgun sequence, one DNA window encodes the following:
- a CDS encoding WD domain G-beta repeat protein translates to MTNKDVNKLYESYAEDLRSYLNWALSNLNKYKNELIDIGFVIYLELYAKLFKLSKSHGKNYLLEFKNVFDKKFDNYIQKLLQYKFLDQLDELFLINIGYNKSNKYIIVITKNSKRVLLNWLSIYYNNIINVILLEKVEFIDSEMFNHNSFNLFKRYFILKYNINPDNINKYYNQPFLGLIVKDTNYLLGDGEYVYSDQNKKEEITYGLPHELLFSTGREFVTNEYTYSITNELCKLEEYNKLIPLPKIGTLMNDSLRSLYYIQNCNRIVPSNFNKKVNRVNSVSSANNTAETGNSVADGDNGNASNLSNVTFNEQNDTQSDLTNNTGNAVDDENRIESDVVYILSYGISNNNQMNCCTLSSFDGKYIAIGQNNGIILLYDLLTSECNNVYNDISCIIGSGIAYKSVSTLNPAFTKSNSNSNSNYNSTSNNYAEEQQDYNYSARDEDEENSNIIYGHDGVVNCVKFGENGQVLLSAGNDGLIKLYTTNNNSCKAIYYNTANTPNSNSTVVGGVNSVLRLDYGNYGYYFSSCDVNGYCKLWCTDRSFPLRNYKPVNNSFYYNRFHPNSSLITLLSYNDIFTIYDLKTNKLALQFCYNTLNFDEFRTILNGNTNSNTNSKSNLSNVKSNLGKNKKRGKNVCGSVDGRGRINWSKNGMIYGISKENVILLYDVRNGKLLEKIVHNSHILDFDFSYSTNIISVIDQNNMSFWAFNNMNKYILNYQVSEEEDLEPVKLKKNLLKAYKFNDMNLVHNAYTPENVLLSLGISTL, encoded by the exons ATGACTaat aaGGATGTGAATAAATTGTATGAGAGTTACGCGGAGGACTTGAGATCATACTTGAACTGGGCtttaagtaatttaaacaagtataaaaatgaactCATCGATATCGGATTCGTCATCTACCTCGAATTATACGCCAAACTCTTCAAACTCTCCAAATCTCACG GGAAAAACTATTTATTGGAGTTTAAGAATGTGTTTGATAAGAAGTTTGACAATTACATACAAAAGTTATTGCAGTATAAATTCCTCGACCAGTTAGACGAATTGTTCCTCATCAACATCGGATACAATAAATCCAACAAATACATCATCGTCATCACCAA AAATAGTAAGAGGGTGTTATTGAACTGGTTgagtatatattataataatataataaatgtgaTACTGCTGGAGAAGGTGGAGTTTATAGACAGTGAAATGTTCAACCACAACTCTTTTAACCTCTTTAAACGCTACTTCATCCTCAAATATAACATTAACCCCGACAACATCAATAAATACTACAACCAACCTTTCCTAG gGTTGATAGTGAAGGACACGAATTACTTACTGGGTGATGGTGAGTATGTGTATAGTGACCAGAATAAGAAAGAAGAAATAACATACGGACTACCACACGAGTTATTATTCAGTACAGGCCGTGAATTTGTGACTAATGAGTACACCTACTCAATCACTAATGAGCTGTGTAAACTGGAGGAATATAATAAACTCATCCCACTGCCGAAGATCGGCACACTGATGAACGATTCGCTGAGGtctttatattatatacaaaattgtAACCGTATCGTCCCGTCCAATTTTAATAAGAAAGTTAACCGCGTGAACAGTGTGAGTAGTGCGAATAACACGGCGGAAACGGGGAACTCAGTAGCCGATGGTGATAACGGAAATGCCTCCAACCTAAGTAATGTCACATTCAACGAACAAAATGATACACAATCTGATCtaactaataatacag GAAATGCTGTGGATGATGAGAATAGGATAGAGAGTGACGTAGTGTATATATTATCCTATGGaataagtaataataaCCAGATGAACTGCTGCACTTTATCGTCTTTTGACGGGAAATACATCGCAATCGGACAAAATAATGGAATTATTCTCCTATACGATTTGTTAACCTCGGAG tgTAACAATGTGTACAATGACATATCATGTATAATTGGAAGTGGTATAGCGTATAAATCTGTGAGTACTTTGAACCCGGCGTTTACGAAGTCAAATTCCAACTCGAATTCGAATTACAACTCGACTTCGAATAACTACGCTGAGGAGCAACAGGATTACAATTACTCAGCCCGTGACGAGGATGAGGAGAATAGTAACATCATTTACGGCCACGACGGCGTGGTAAACTGCGTTAAATTTGGCGAAAACGGCCAAGTCCTGCTTTCCGCAGGGAATGACGGGCTAATTAAACTCTACACCACCAATAATAACTCCTGCAAAGCCATTTACTACAATACCGCCAATACTCCCAATAGTAATAGCACTGTGGTTGGAGGGGTGAATAGTGTGTTGAGATTGGATTATGGAAATTATGGGTATTACTTTAGCAGTTGTGATGTGAATGGGTATTGTAAGCTCTGGTGTACAGATCGCAGTTTCCCGTTAAGGAATTATAAACCTGTGAATAACTCATTTTACTACAACAGGTTTCACCCCAACTCTTCTCTCATTACACTCCTTTCGTACAATGATATTTTCACAATTTATGACCTCAAGACTAATAAACTAGCGCTACAGTTTTGCTACAACACCCTCAACTTTGACGAGTTCCGCACCATCCTCAATGGAAATACTAATAGTAATACTAATAGTAAGAGTAATCTGAGTAATGTTAAGAGTAATCTGGGAAAGAATAAGAAGAGGGGAAAGAATGTGTGTGGTAGTGTGGATGGCAGGGGTAGGATAAACTGGAGTAAGAACGGAATGATATATGGGATAAGTAAGGAGAATGTGATTCTATTGTACGACGTGAGGAACGGGAAATTGCTCGAGAAGATTGTGCACAATTCTCACATCTTAGACTTTGATTTTTCCTACTCTACAAATATTATCTCAGTTATTGATCAAAATAACATGTCATTCTGGGCCTTTAATA ATATGAACAAGTACATATTGAATTATCAAGTGAGTGAGGAAGAGGATTTGGAGCCGGTCAAATTGAAAAAGAACTTATTAAAGGcttacaaatttaatgacATGAACCTGGTCCATAACGCCTACACGCCTGAAAACGTACTACTCTCACTCGGAATCTCAACTCTATAA
- the rsmA gene encoding ribosomal RNA small subunit methyltransferase A, which yields MLIYTCLIIYAEAFIIKDSINGNHTNLPLNISNNINNVNIVEGNIEDKLDKLGECVEEGGVLKSVKYGDNIDVYPLENTKLSSKVPKLPPGEFKPRKSLGQNFITDLNLMNKMCDSLQHYSEDPGDGSQVIELGCGIGSLTQILYKKYKNMTGIEIDSRAVSQLSRTLPSLNIINNDVLQMDYKELSNRVGRKLWIIGNLPYYITSQILMCLLDYRKYIDRAVITAQLEVAERLVAPVGSKHYSMLSVLIQMFTRPKILFKLSNHVFYPKPKVQSACIKLEFTNTNTVNVRDTGDNTTVGDDPGIRVSNMMLLREILRVSFNKKRKKLRSSLGSLLSKYNVKLPENVLELRPQNLTPENFITLTNHIHKHIHTEVVNKGENSGNLGKGENSGNLGKGENSGNLGKGENSGNLGKGENAENLKILEKVLNSPIIGKNNNNNFVNENFERIWRKSKHGPKLLISDMI from the exons atgctCATTTATACatgtttaattatttatgcAGAAGCCTTTATTATC AAGGATTCCATAAACGGAAATCACACTAATCTCCCCCTTAATATCTCAAATAAcattaacaatgttaatatAGTCGAGGGAAATATTGAGGATAAATTGGATAAATTAGGGGAATGTGTAGAGGAGGGAGGAGTTTTGAAGAGTGTAAAGTATGGAGATAATATCGATGTTTATCCCCTGgaaaatacaaaattaagcTCAAAAGTCCCAAAATTACCTCCAGGAGAATTTAA GCCTAGAAAGAGTTTGGGTCAGAATTTTATAACTGATttgaatttaatgaataagATGTGTGACTCTTTGCAACACTATTCTG aGGACCCTGGCGATGGTAGCCAAGTCATTGAATTAGGCTGCGGAATCGGATCACTAACGCAAATTCTCtacaaaaaatataaaaatatgacag GTATAGAAATAGATTCAAGAGCTGTTAGTCAGTTGAGTCGTACATTACCAAGTCTCAACATCATCAACAACGATGTTCTACAG ATGGACTATAAGGAGTTGAGTAATAGAGTGGGTAGAAAGCTGTGGATAATTGGGAATTTGCCGTATTACATAACAAGTCAGatattaatgtgtttgCTGGATTATCGAAAGTATATTGACAGGGCTGTGATAACTGCACAGCTGGAGGTAGCGGAAAGATTAGTAGCGCCTGTCGGTTCAAAACACTACTCAATGCTCTCAGTATTGATACAAATGTTCACTAGGCCGAAAATACTCTTCAAACTCTCAAATCACGTCTTCTACCCCAAACCCAAAGTACAATCGGCATGCATTAAGCTGGAGTTCACAAATACTAATACAGTCAACGTTAGGGATACTGGTGATAATACTACAGTAGGGGATGACCCGGGGATTAGAGTGAGTAATATGATGTTGTTGAGGGAAATATTGAGAGTATCGTTTAATAAAAAGAGGAAAAAGTTGAGGAGCAGTTTGGGAAGTTTGTTGAGTAAATATAACGTAAAATTGCCTGAAAATGTGCTGGAACTGAGACctcaaaatttaacacCTGAAAACTTCATAACACTCACAAATCATATACACAAACACATTCACACAGAAGTCGTAAATAAAGGGGAGAATTCTGGAAATTTGGGTAAAGGGGAGAATTCTGGAAATTTGGGTAAAGGGGAGAATTCTGGAAATTTGGGTAAAGGGGAGAATTCTGGAAATTTGGGTAAAGGGGAGAATGCTgagaatttgaaaattttggaaaaGGTGTTAAATTCTCCAATAAttggtaaaaataacaataacaattttgtgaatgaaaattttgagAGAATATGGCGAAAAAGTAAACACGGACcgaaattattaatttctgACATGATCTGA
- a CDS encoding putative integral membrane protein yields MADLTKRKPHSTSFVDLTRFLDSGVLTLFTVLLSCTFLFMFGELLRLMNNLEFLNHELVKKGLNRLFPFRRNFEFNLTHSLLFSVCVLLHSFRRSN; encoded by the exons ATGGCAGATCTCACCAAACGCAAACCTCACTCAACTTCTTTCGTCGATCTCACACGATTCCTAGATA GTGGTGTGTTGACATTATTTACGGTGTTGTTGTCTTGCACTTTTCTATTTATGTTTGGGGAGCTTTTGAGACTCATGAATAACCTCGAATTCCTCAACCACGAACTCGTCAAAAAAGGACTCAATCGCCTCTTCCCATTCCgg AGAAACTTTGAGTTCAATTTGACGCATTCTCTACTATTTTCAGTATGCGTTTTACTTCACAGTTTCAG GAGATCAAACTAA